From a region of the Triticum aestivum cultivar Chinese Spring chromosome 7D, IWGSC CS RefSeq v2.1, whole genome shotgun sequence genome:
- the LOC123171082 gene encoding cytochrome c biogenesis CcmF N-terminal-like mitochondrial protein 2, with translation MERKTPLLRLFVGTPARTRWSGWLVVSGSHRKCVFYASVILPLLHSWTSLPNILTLPCCVLGTFSTRSGLLAPVHSSAIDDTQGRFLWRFFLLIIGISMTPFYQMKQEASVRRTYKKEMVVARSTLVHLRHSARAQPRPVMLCYGRL, from the exons ATGGAAAGAAAGACACCACTACTTCGCCTCTTTGTTGGAACGCCGGCGCGAACACGGTG GTCGGGGTGGCTGGTGGTTTCGGGATCCCATAGAAAATGCGTCTTTTATGCCTCAGTAATTCTACCCCTTCTTCATTCTTGGACCTCGCTTCCGAATATTTTGACTCTTCCATGTTGTGTCTTAGGAACCTTTTCAACACGGTCCGGATTGCTAGCTCCCGTTCATAGTTCCGCTATAGACGATACACAAGGAAGATTTTTATGGCGGTTCTTCCTTCTAATTATAGGCATATCTATGACTCCTTTTTACCAGATGAAGCAGGAGGCATCGGTCCGTAGAACCTATAAAAAAGAGATGGTTGTGGCGCGAAGTACTCTTGTGCACCTACGTCACTCGGCTCGCGCGCAACCCCGCCCCGTTATGTTATGTTATGGAAGACTTTAG